The following proteins are co-located in the Coregonus clupeaformis isolate EN_2021a unplaced genomic scaffold, ASM2061545v1 scaf0076, whole genome shotgun sequence genome:
- the LOC121555391 gene encoding regulatory factor X-associated protein codes for MSEEERSSSAGNNNTDSSILLTKDGQTYYVDKSGVVDSRNVVTPQESDSNVFSYDMDDADEESDVLDTSDPRYSAASPEELNDDEEGFGDNDNISKTCTYDGCTETTTQVAKQRKPWMCKKHRNKMYKDKYKKKKSDQAMSSGKQDESLEERPVSVNKQHLGAMGDRPARPSLIEQVLNQKRLSLLRSPEVIMFLQQHQRLLATQSLSQSQPHFQGC; via the exons ATGAGTGAAGAGGAGAGATCCTCATCAGCGGGTAACAACAATACGGACTCAAGCATTCTACTCACCAAGGACGGACAGACGTACTACGTTGACAAGAGCGGTGTTGTCGACAGCAGAAATGTAGTCACGCCGCAAGAGTCGGACAGTAACGTGTTCTCGTACGACATGGATGATGCCGACGAGGAGAGCGATGTTTTGGACACCTCGGACCCGCGGTATAGCGCTGCGAGCCCCGAAGAACTCAACGACGACGAAGAAGGGTTCGGGGACAACGATAACATTTCGAAGACGTGCACATACGACGGCTGCACGGAGACTACGACCCAGGTAGCCAAGCAGCGGAAGCCGTGGATGTGTAAGAAGCACCGCAACAAGATGTACAAAGACAAGTATAAGAAGAAGAAGAGCGACCAGGCTATGTCCAGTGGGAAACAAGAT gAGAGCTTGGAGGAGAGGCCTGTATCTGTGAACAAGCAGCATCTCGGCGCCATGGGGGACCGGCCAGCCAGACCTTCCCTCATCGAACAGGTGCTCAACCAGAAGAGACTG TCTCTGCTGAGGAGTCCTGAGGTGATCATGTTTCTACAGCAGCATCAGCGTCTCCTGGCCACCCAGAGCCTCAGCCAGTCACAGCCTCACTTCCAGGGCTGCTAA